One region of Primulina huaijiensis isolate GDHJ02 unplaced genomic scaffold, ASM1229523v2 scaffold24871, whole genome shotgun sequence genomic DNA includes:
- the LOC140967350 gene encoding histidine kinase CKI1-like, translated as MKPTSCIVLRPVSCLFFLMFVVLSLAGLLIPLWINRVRRIENEVNLIVYNINQELLSGIQRTSTLFSPINASAINLVHFLSSSLVENELRSFSHVQSKVAHTLFLALSTLPYISEVAYIGLDGLFFGYYLKGGRPFALYSNSTFSSTQNAPKEFTWYTQPANATGEPYGEAIVFPPSDVINTNWFQSALNNSNVYASVETDWADSQDLMLLVNAGMDRTGAITFGYSMRSLIDFFTAGVCFYNGSLILATKDGIMLTEGIPNTRMILNDDRASFDLLGPDGDRVGAVGNITCHSDKGTLTDSVLSIWGRKYVISCSSVEIAGLQLVYVLALPHSRLSAFIHNNIMSAFILLLIFIGCMIITICTFVYLIVVAARREMNLCGALIKQMEATRQAERKSMNKSLAFASASHDIRASLAGITGLIEMSQNIVPKRDPSGPELHTNLLQMEACSKDLLGILNAILDTTKIDAGKMQLEEEEFDIDQLLEDVVDLFHPVGMRKGVDIILDPYDGSIMKSSRVRGDRVKLKQILCNLLSNAVKFTSEGHVVVRAWARKSSLETDILASNKRSVRCLPWLFLHVGRAYSESEVVKSIQLDPNCMEFIFEVNDTGKGIPKEQQKSVFENYVQLKETSFGTEGTGLGLGIVQSLVRLMGGEIEIVDKEVGEKGTCFRVNTFFSICSTGISANAREVDVEAHGGYVSSDSFRHSGSIIRTQSPKSEVSQVILLLQSAKRSGILQNYMERQGIKVHTVKQYHQLSPTLKKIKRKLRLSQYSSSAKSDVNSRSDGHTSCAYSTKSSKQVPLSALDGTDNAVHFHSKPCTTGSLFSFILIVIDTSAGPFREITRAIAEFRRDLNNGCCSRVVWLDKPGSESSNFRGIGKHALPQSDVVMSKPFHGSRLYQTIGLLPELCGMPLPRKGETTQNFENIDYLGVAGTSGSTMNITKKGVKELSFTDDVGTRKVVEIEGQETGKIKPLSGKKILVADDDPVGLRIATSVALQLGAVTSSCRNGEEALELVCKSLRDETITRASKNLKPFDCILMDCEMPIMNGIEATRRIRQEEGFHGVRIPIVALTAHVWGEEIDTMIEAGVDDLLTKPLNKENFMKTVSKFIF; from the exons ATGAAGCCGACCTCATGCATAGTGTTGAGGCCAGTTTCTTGTCTTTTTTTCCTG ATGTTTGTTGTGCTATCTCTAGCTGGCTTGTTGATCCCCTTGTGGATTAATCGCGTTAGAAGGATCGAAAATGAAGTGAATTTGATTGTTTACAACATCAATCAAGAATTGTTATCTGGGATTCAGAGAACAAGTACATTATTTTCTCCGATTAATGCATCCGCCATTAATTTAGTACACTTCTTGAGTTCATCCTTGGTTGAAAATGAACTTCGATCTTTCTCCCATGTCCAATCTAAG GTGGCTCATACATTATTTCTAGCTCTATCAACACTACCATACATTTCTGAAGTAGCATACATTGGATTGGATGGCTTGTTCTTTGGCTACTATTTGAAAGGTGGTCGGCCCTTTGCACTGTACTCGAATTCTACGTTTTCTTCGACTCAAAATGCCCCAAAAGAGTTCACTTGGTACACACAGCCAGCAAATGCCACGGGGGAACCATACGGTGAAGCCATTGTGTTTCCTCCATCTGATGTAATTAACACAAACTGGTTTCAAAGTGCATTAAACAATTCAAATGTTTATGCCTCAGTAGAGACTGACTGGGCTGATTCTCAAGATTTAATGTTGCTTGTTAATGCTGGTATGGATCGGACAGGTGCCATCACATTTGGGTATTCGATGAGATCATTGATTGATTTCTTCACGGCAGGGGTTTGCTTTTACAATGGAAGCTTGATTTTAGCCACAAAAGATGGGATTATGCTCACTGAGGGAATTCCGAACACTCGAATGATCTTGAATGATGATCGAGCCTCGTTTGACCTGTTAGGCCCTGATGGTGATCGAGTAGGTGCAGTTGGAAATATAACATGCCACTCTGATAAAGGGACATTGACAGACTCTGTATTAAGCATTTGGGGTAGGAAATACGTGATAAGTTGTTCATCAGTTGAAATTGCTGGACTCCAACTG gttTATGTTTTGGCTCTACCACATAGTCGGTTGTCAGCCTTCATTCATAATAACATCATGTCGGCATTTATACTTTTGTTGATATTCATCGGTTGTATGATAATTACCATATGCACTTTTGTGTATTTGATCGTTGTAGCGGCAAGAAGAGAAATGAATCTCTGTGGTGCATTGATAAAACAAATGGAAGCAACTCGACAGGCAGAAAGAAAGAGTATGAACAAAAGTCTAGCTTTTGCTAGTGCGAGCCACGATATTCGTGCTTCCTTAGCAGGCATCACAGGATTGATtgaaatgtcccaaaacatagtCCCTAAACGAGATCCTTCAGGACCAGAGTTGCATACAAATTTACTTCAAATGGAAGCTTGTAGCAAAGATCTTCTAG GTATATTGAACGCGATCCTTGATACGACAAAGATAGATGCCGGTAAAATGCAACTCGAGGAGGAGGAATTTGACATAGACCAGTTACTAGAAGATGTAGTTGATTTGTTTCATCCTGTTGGTATGAGGAAAGGGGTGGACATAATCTTGGATCCTTATGATGGTTCTATCATGAAATCCTCCCGCGTGAGAGGGGACCGAGTGAAACTAAAGCAGATTTTATGCAACTTACTGAGCAATGCAGTAAAGTTTACTTCAGAAGGGCATGTGGTGGTTCGAGCTTGGGCAAGAAAATCGAGTCTTGAAACTGACATTCTTGCTTCTAACAAACGCTCGGTGAGATGCTTACCGTGGTTGTTTCTCCACGTTGGTAGAGCGTACAGCGAGTCAGAAGTTGTGAAAAGTATTCAGCTGGATCCCAATTGCATGGAATTTATATTCGAGGTGAATGACACAGGAAAAGGGATTCCAAAAGAGCAACAAAAATCTGTATTTGAAAACTACGTTCAACTCAAAGAGACATCATTTGGGACGGAAGGCACCGGTTTAGGACTCGGCATTGTTCAATCCCTG GTTCGTTTAATGGGCGGAGAGATAGAAATTGTGGATAAAGAAGTTGGCGAGAAGGGGACTTGCTTCAGAGTTAACACATTCTTCAGCATATGCAGTACAGGTATTTCAGCCAATGCGAGAGAAGTAGACGTCGAGGCTCATGGTGGTTACGTTTCAAGTGATTCTTTTCGACATTCGGGATCTATCATCCGGACACAAAGCCCGAAATCCGAAGTATCCCAAGTCATACTCTTGCTCCAGAGTGCTAAAAGAAGTGGAATTTTGCAGAATTACATGGAGAGACAAGGCATAAAGGTGCATACCGTGAAGCAATATCACCAACTTTCTCCAACTCTAAAGAAAATCAAGCGAAAGCTTAGACTCTCACAATACAGCTCTTCCGCTAAATCTGACGTAAATTCAAGAAGCGACGGCCACACGTCTTGTGCATACAGTACAAAATCATCAAAGCAAGTGCCACTCAGTGCTTTGGATGGCACCGACAATGCTGTACACTTTCACAGTAAGCCTTGTACGACGGGTAGTTTGTTTAGCTTCATTTTGATAGTGATTGACACTAGTGCAGGACCTTTTCGAGAGATCACCAGAGCTATAGCTGAATTCAGAAGGGATTTAAACAATGGTTGTTGCAGTAGGGTCGTTTGGCTCGACAAACCGGGATCAGAAAGCTCAAATTTCCGGGGCATTGGCAAGCATGCTCTACCTCAATCTGATGTAGTCATGTCCAAGCCTTTCCATGGATCCCGTTTGTATCAAACCATCGGTCTTCTACCTGAACTTTGTGGCATGCCACTTCCTAGAAAAGGGGAAACaactcaaaactttgaaaatatcgATTATCTCGGAGTGGCCGGCACATCTGGGAGCACTATGAACATTACCAAGAAGGGTGTGAAAGAACTATCTTTCACAGATGATGTCGGAACTCGAAAGGTCGTGGAAATAGAAGGGCAAGAGACAGGCAAAATTAAACCTCTGAGTGGGAAGAAAATCTTGGTGGCAGACGATGACCCTGTGGGACTTAGGATAGCTACATCTGTGGCTTTACAGCTTGGTGCAGTGACTTCTTCATGTAGAAATGGAGAAGAAGCTTTGGAGCTTGTTTGCAAAAGTCTCAGGGATGAAACAATTACCAGAGCTTCTAAGAATTTAAAACCTTTTGATTGTATACTAATGGATTGCGAG ATGCCCATAATGAATGGGATTGAAGCAACAAGGAGAATACGACAAGAAGAGGGATTTCACGGCGTTCGTATCCCTATTGTTGCATTGACAGCTCACGTCTGGGGAGAAGAGATAGATACGATGATTGAGGCTGGAGTAGATGATCTTTTAACCAAGCCACTCAACAaggaaaattttatgaaaactgTATCAAAGTTCATCTTTTGA
- the LOC140967342 gene encoding bZIP transcription factor 53-like — MASKQQPTSSGSDPEERKRKRKISNRESARRSRMKKQQHLDELLAQERQMKDENKKLTQMIDDASQLYLNFASDNNVLRAQVAELTDRLRSLNSVIHIASEVSGLAFDVQDIPDTFLEPWQLPCPVQPIPADMFKY, encoded by the coding sequence ATGGCTTCAAAACAACAGCCTACTAGCTCAGGTTCAGACCCTGAAGAAAGGAAAAGGAAGCGTAAGATATCAAACCGTGAATCTGCCCGTAGGTCTCGTATGAAGAAGCAGCAACACTTGGATGAGCTGCTTGCTCAAGAAAGGCAGATGAAGGATGAGAACAAGAAACTAACTCAGATGATCGATGACGCCTCACAGCTCTACCTTAACTTTGCTTCCGATAATAATGTGCTCAGGGCTCAGGTTGCCGAGCTGACGGACCGCCTCAGATCGCTTAATTCTGTCATTCACATCGCATCTGAGGTTAGCGGTCTGGCATTCGATGTTCAGGATATACCTGACACGTTTCTGGAGCCTTGGCAGCTTCCTTGCCCGGTTCAACCCATCCCAGCTGATATGTTCAAGTACTAA
- the LOC140967231 gene encoding calvin cycle protein CP12-1, chloroplastic-like — translation MAAAVVGVSFTSPKVFAQFFSSSKAENSGKFSFINSPWRRCNTSFGHGGMVSIQTVAVVPDKLSDKVEQSIKNAKETCSDDPVDGECAAAWDEVEELSASDARDRSKEISDPSGNFCKDNPETEECRTYDN, via the coding sequence ATGGCAGCTGCTGTTGTTGGAGTCAGTTTCACATCCCCAAAAGTCTTTGCTCAGTTTTTCAGCTCCTCAAAAGCCGAGAATTCTGGAAAATTCTCATTCATAAACTCACCATGGAGGAGGTGCAACACCAGCTTTGGACATGGCGGGATGGTGTCTATCCAAACCGTGGCGGTGGTGCCTGATAAGCTGTCGGATAAAGTGGAACAGAGCATCAAGAACGCGAAGGAAACCTGCTCCGATGACCCGGTTGATGGGGAGTGCGCAGCGGCATGGGACGAGGTGGAGGAGCTAAGCGCTAGCGATGCAAGGGACAGGAGCAAGGAGATCTCCGATCCTTCGGGGAATTTCTGCAAGGACAATCCGGAGACTGAGGAATGCCGCACTTACGATAACTGA